The following are encoded together in the Candidatus Nitrosocosmicus arcticus genome:
- a CDS encoding PfkB family carbohydrate kinase, whose amino-acid sequence MKICIASHVALDEIVDLEGEKTESLGGPVCYGSLLAKTFNFTTFAATRVGNDMAGKVHLLKDCNIFLTDNQLDKTSPTTKFRLILNKNGGRQLYLLSSCSELNVNDFVDSDAILLSPIFEEISQNTLRSVVDNYGGRFIMIDPQGFLRYENNEGLVLNRKSIDLDLKGVTAIKADEEELSALTGGTSSVEGMIKIRNKFSLEFVISTGSNTIIFLHKNIVYTIKFKKIDSPDHTGLGDILATGFTCAYLKERDPLWAICFGAGSVISSLESKKRGVRKVPQRINSVERFASYFYNTIKFKVVD is encoded by the coding sequence ATGAAAATTTGTATTGCTTCACATGTAGCATTAGATGAGATAGTAGATCTAGAGGGTGAAAAGACAGAAAGTCTGGGAGGGCCGGTTTGCTATGGGTCTCTTTTAGCAAAAACATTCAACTTTACCACTTTTGCTGCAACCAGAGTTGGAAACGATATGGCGGGAAAAGTACACTTGTTGAAAGACTGTAACATTTTTTTAACTGATAACCAACTTGACAAGACAAGTCCTACTACCAAATTTAGGTTAATTTTGAACAAGAATGGTGGACGCCAGCTTTACCTTTTGTCATCTTGTTCTGAACTTAATGTGAATGATTTTGTTGATAGCGACGCGATTTTATTGAGCCCAATATTTGAAGAAATTTCTCAAAACACACTCCGAAGTGTAGTGGATAATTATGGGGGCAGATTCATCATGATTGATCCCCAAGGATTTCTCCGTTATGAAAACAATGAAGGGCTAGTATTAAACAGAAAGAGTATTGATCTGGATCTCAAAGGAGTGACTGCTATAAAGGCTGATGAAGAAGAATTATCCGCTCTTACCGGAGGGACTTCTTCAGTTGAAGGAATGATAAAGATAAGGAATAAGTTCAGTCTCGAATTTGTAATATCTACTGGTAGTAATACCATTATTTTTTTGCATAAGAATATTGTTTATACTATAAAGTTTAAAAAAATCGACAGCCCTGACCATACGGGCCTGGGTGATATTCTAGCAACTGGATTCACCTGCGCTTATTTAAAAGAACGGGACCCGCTTTGGGCTATATGTTTTGGAGCCGGATCGGTAATTTCTTCACTGGAATCAAAAAAGAGAGGCGTTCGAAAAGTTCCACAAAGGATTAATTCAGTCGAGAGGTTTGCATCCTATTTCTACAATACCATCAAATTTAAGGTAGTTGATTAG
- a CDS encoding NAD(+)/NADH kinase: protein MRIALSGFTGKDSTILTQVVKTLEDSHIHTQIMNSSNPEVAKDVDMVLVPGGDRGILNYFHKTSVQSAPVLGLYESNSTGFLAQLDVKGIDLIKESLKSGNYEIREEERLAVKVDDKEIEPVLNDVAIFSSKSAILMEHFLRINNKDIWHDNSDGVIIATPIGSTAYAMSAGGPIVLQNSNVVVVVSVNSLDNTRRPLIVSDESLVEIVDITSSHHCEVILDGTSRVKITDKLQCNKHEFPARLVTLNNNYSATRIIEKKVKYAEDLLRMPPSAKLILKTLEYEGAMTQKDLISKTMLPERTIRLSLSHLLNRGYVKKKISLRDARQKIYELKI, encoded by the coding sequence ATGCGAATTGCTTTGTCAGGATTTACCGGTAAAGATTCAACGATATTAACTCAAGTGGTAAAAACACTAGAAGATTCACACATACATACACAAATTATGAATAGTTCAAACCCAGAAGTTGCTAAGGATGTAGACATGGTATTAGTACCTGGTGGCGACAGAGGCATTCTTAATTATTTTCATAAAACATCGGTGCAGTCGGCTCCTGTTTTGGGCCTCTATGAATCGAATTCGACAGGATTTCTGGCCCAGTTAGATGTGAAAGGCATTGATCTAATAAAAGAATCGCTCAAGTCGGGAAACTACGAAATAAGGGAAGAAGAAAGATTAGCTGTTAAGGTAGATGACAAAGAAATAGAACCGGTTCTCAATGACGTAGCAATTTTTTCGAGCAAGAGTGCTATCCTAATGGAACATTTTCTCAGGATAAACAATAAAGATATTTGGCACGATAACAGTGATGGAGTAATTATAGCTACGCCTATTGGTTCCACTGCGTATGCGATGTCAGCTGGTGGTCCTATTGTTCTCCAGAATTCAAACGTTGTTGTAGTGGTTTCAGTCAACTCATTGGACAATACTAGACGCCCGCTCATTGTATCTGATGAAAGTCTTGTAGAAATAGTGGATATAACATCAAGTCACCATTGTGAGGTAATATTGGATGGAACATCCCGGGTTAAGATAACAGATAAATTGCAATGTAACAAACATGAATTTCCAGCTAGGTTAGTAACGCTAAATAACAATTATTCAGCCACCAGAATAATAGAAAAAAAAGTAAAGTACGCTGAAGATCTTTTACGTATGCCACCCAGTGCTAAACTAATTCTCAAAACATTAGAATATGAAGGTGCCATGACCCAAAAGGACTTAATTAGTAAGACAATGCTACCAGAGAGAACCATTAGGTTATCGCTGTCTCACCTGTTAAACCGTGGCTACGTAAAAAAGAAAATTTCCTTGCGAGATGCTAGACAAAAAATTTATGAATTAAAGATATAG
- a CDS encoding 30S ribosomal protein S26e has product MPKKRTSRGRTKGGKGSSGTVHCSQCGAMVPRDKAKKITGRITLVEPQLAKELKAQGAYIAPSTDVKFYCVSCAVHRGIVKVRSQSDRRNSGKLG; this is encoded by the coding sequence ATGCCTAAGAAAAGAACCAGTAGGGGAAGAACTAAAGGTGGAAAGGGAAGTTCAGGAACCGTTCATTGCAGTCAATGTGGTGCAATGGTGCCCAGAGATAAAGCAAAGAAAATCACAGGAAGGATCACCCTTGTTGAGCCTCAATTAGCAAAAGAATTGAAAGCACAAGGTGCTTATATTGCCCCTTCAACAGATGTCAAATTTTATTGTGTTTCGTGCGCGGTACACAGAGGTATAGTAAAAGTAAGATCGCAAAGCGATAGACGAAACTCAGGAAAATTAGGCTAG